The DNA window CATCTGATCGGCACCGAGGTCGAGCTGCCGCTGACCGGCCGGCGCATCCCGATCGTGGCGGACGAGCATGTCGACCCGGCGTTCGGGACCGGCGCGGTTAAGGTGACCCCGGCCCACGACCCGAACGACTTCGAGATCGGTCAGCGGCATGGTCTGCCGAGCCTGACAGTCATGGACGAGCGTGCTGTCATCACCGTACCCGGGCCGTTTGAAGGTCTTGATCGGTTTGAGGCACGACCGGCGATCGTCGCGGCCCTGATGGAGCAGGGGCGGATCGTCGCGGAGAAGCGACCTTACGTGCACTCGGTCGGGCACTGCTCGCGGTGCAAGACGACGGTGGAGCCTCGGCTGTCGCTGCAGTGGTTCGTCAAGACCGGTCCGCTGGCGAAGGCGGCCGGCGACGCGGTGCGCGACGGCCGGGTGAAGATCGAGCCGGCCGAGCTCTCCAAGCGGTACTTCGCGTGGGTCGACAACATGCACGACTGGTGCATCTCCCGGCAGCTCTGGTGGGGTCACCGGATCCCGGTCTGGTACGGGCCGGACGGCGAGGTCGTCTGCGTCGGACCGGACGAGCAGCCGCCCACGGGTGAGGGCTGGCGCCAGGACGAGGACGTGCTGGACACCTGGTTCTCGTCGGGCCTGTGGCCGTTCTCCACGCTGGGCTGGCCGGAGCAGACCGCCGAGCTGGAGAAGTTCTACCCGACGAGCGTGCTGGTCACCGGCTACGACATCCTCTTCTTCTGGGTCGCCCGGATGATGATGTTCGGTCTGTACGCGATGGACGGCAAGCAGCCGTTCGACGTGGTGAACCTGCACGGCATGGTCCGTGACGGTCACGGCAAGAAGATGTCGAAGTCGTTCGGCAACGTCGTCGACCCGCTGGACTGGATCGACAGGTACGGCGCGGACGCCACCCGCTTCACGCTGGCCCGCGGCGCGAACCCCGGTTCGGACGTGCCGGTCAGCGAGGAGTGGTGCCAGGGCTCGCGGAACTTCTGCAACAAGCTCTGGAACGCGACCCGCTTCGCGATGATGAACGGCGCGACGGTGACGGGGGAGCTGCCCGACAAGTCGGAGCTGTCGGCGATCGACCGCTGGATCCTGTCCCGCCTGGAGCACACCATCGCGGAGGTCGACGGATACTTCGCGACCTACGAGTACGCGAAGGTCTGCGACACCCTGTACCACTTCGCCTGGGACGACGTCTGCGACTGGTACGTCGAACTGAGCAAGCCGGTGCTCGCTGCGGGGAGCGCGACGACGCAGAGGGTGCTCGGGCACGTGCTCGACCAGCTGCTGCGCCTGCTCCACCCGGTCATCCCGTTCGTCACCGAGGAGCTGTGGATCGCGCTCACCGGCGGCGAGACCGTGATGAAGGCGGCCTGGCCCACGGTCGACAAGAACCTCATCGACGACGCCGCCGAGGAGGAGCTCGCCGCCCTGCAGAAGGTGGTCACCGAGGTCCGCCGCTTCCGGTCCGACCAGGGCCTCAAGCCGAGCCAGCGGGTCTCCGCCGCGCTCACCGGCCTGGGCACCGTCGGCATCGACACGCACGAGCCACTGATCCGTTCGCTGGCCCGGCTCGACGCCCCCGGCCCGGACTTCACGGCGACCGCGACCCTCGCGGTGACCGGGGCGATCACCGTCGACCTGGACACCCGCGGCGCGATCGACGTGGCGGCCGAGCGGGCCCGTCTGGAGAAGGACCGGACGGCCGCGGAGAAGGAGGCCACCCAGTGCCGGGCCAAGCTCGGCAACGAGTCCTTCATCGGCAAGGCGCCCGATCACGTGGTCGCGAAGATCAAGGATCGGCTGGCGACCGCTGAGGCGGACCTGGTGCGAATTGCCGCGGCTCTGGAAGCGTTGCCCCAAGCATGAGCGCCGAATATTCAGAGGTGGAGGCCGCGCTGGACAAGCGCGGCTTCACCCGCATGGTCTTCGACATGCAGAAGATCCGGGACCTGATGGACGTGCTGGGCAGCCCGCAGCGGGCGTACCCGGCGATCCACCTGACCGGCACCAACGGCAAGACCAGCACGGCGCGGATGATCGACGCGCTGCTGCGGGCGCACGGGTTGCACACCGGGCGCTACACCAGCCCGCACCTGGAGACGGTCCGCGAACGGATCAGCCTCGACGGGGATCCGGTCTCCGAGGAGAAGCTGGTCACCACGTACCAGGAGATCGTGCCGCTCGCCGAGCTGATCGATGCGCGCAACGCCGAGCCGCTGACCTATTTCGACATGACGACGGCGATGGCGTACGCGGCGTTCGCGGACGCCCCGGTGGACATCGCGGTGGTCGAGGTCGGTCTCGGCGGCGAGGAGGACGCCACGAACGTCATCGAGGCCGGCGTCTGCGTGCTCACCCCGATCGGACTGGACCACACCGAGTGGCTCGGCGACACGATCGAGGACATCGCCTGGCACAAGGTCGGCATCATCCACTCCGGCGCCACGGTGATCACCGCGCTGCAGGACGAGGAGGCCATGCGGCCGATCCTCGAACGGTGCGCGGACATGGGTGCCACGCTCGCCCGGGAGGGGAGCGAGTTCGGCGTGATCAACCGGGCGCAGGCGGTCGGCGGGCAGGTGCTCACCCTGCAGGGGCTCGGCGGCGTCTACGACGAGATCTTCCTGCCGCTCTTCGGCGCGCACCAGGCGCAGAACGCGGCACTGGCGCTCGCCGCGGTCGAGGCGTTCCTCGGCGCCGGCCCGAACAAGCAGCTCGAGGCCGACCTGGTCCGGGAGGGCTTCGCGCAGGTCGACTCGCCGGGACGGCTGGAACGCGTACGCAGCGCTCCGACGATCCTGCTCGACGGCGCGCACAACCCGCACGGCATGGCCGCCACCGTCACCGCGCTGGAGGAGGAGTTCACCTTCCGCCACCTGGTCGCGGTGGTCGCCGTCCTCGGCGACAAGGACGTGTCCGGGCTGCTCGACCTGCTGGAGCCGGTGGCGGCCCGGATCGTCGTCACCCAGAACAGCTCGCCGCGCTCGATGCCGGTGGACGAGCTGGCCCAGCTCGCGACCGACATCTTCGGTGAGGACCGGGTGAGCGTCGCCGCGACCATGCCGGACGCCATCGAGGAGGCGGTTGTGCTCGCCGAGGAGGACTCCTCCGGCGAGCTCAGCGGTGTCGGGGTGCTGATCACCGGCTCGGTGGTCACGGTGGCGGACGCCCGGAAGCTGCTGAAGCGATGAGTGAGCGTCCGTCCGGTCTGAAGAACCCGCAGGGCGCGGTACGGGGTCTCGGCGCCGCCACGCTCTCCATGGAGGCGATCGTCCTGCTGCTGGCGATCGTCCCGCTGAGCGTCCTCGGCGGGGAGCGCAAGGGCCTGGCGATCGCCGTGGTGAGCGTCGGGGCGGTTGTCGCGATCGCGCTCTGCGGCATGATGAAACGAAGCTGGGCCTGGCAGGCCGGCAGCGTGCTGCAGGTGTTGCTGCTGCTGGGCGGTCTGCTGCACTGGGCGGTCGCCGCGGTCGGTGTCATCTTCGGACTGGCCTGGCTCTACGCCCTGCACGTCCGTCGCACCATCCTGGGCTGAGGACCGGCCGGCAGCTCTCCTGCCGGCCGGTCCCTTGCTCTATCGGACGGCCCGCCACTGGGTGATGGCGATGTTGTGGTTGTCCGGGTCGCGGAACGTCGCCGACCACAGCTCCAGCTTGTCGCCACGGTTCACCGCGCGGGGCGTGTGCACGAACTTCACGCCCTTGGCACGCAGCTCCTCGTAGACCGCCTCCACGTCGCCGACCTCGAGGTTGAGGTATATCAACCGCCCGGTCTCGGCGGCCAGGTTGTGCACGGTCCGCAGCACGAGCCGGGTGTCGCCGGACGCGAGCACCGCGCTGTCCTCCCCGGAGTCGATCTCGTAGAACCCGAGAACGTCCCGGTAGAACGCGATCGACTGGACCAGATCGGTCACCAGCACCGTGATGCCGACACCGTGGATCGCGCCGGCGGGGCCGGGTCGAGCGCTCGGGTAGGCGGTGATCACGTCGGCGGCGTGCTCGTCGGGTTCCCGGCGCCCGCCGAAGTCCCCCCACGGATTTCCAGGCACTTCCTTCTGGGTACGCCGGGAGGGCTCCTCCGCCGGGGCGCTTCGCTCCGGGATGTCGTCTGCCGGGGGCGCCACGACTCCGGCGGCCATGGCCGGGGCCGCGGCCGGGGTGGTCTCCGGCGCGGGTTCCGGGTTGTCGTCGAGCGGGATGTCGATGTCGTCCACTTCCGGCGGAGGCGCGGCGGGCCCGGTCGCGGTCTCCGGAGGTGGCGCTGTCGGGAACGGCCGGTCCGGGACGGGCGCGACCGGCGGTGGCGCGACGGGCGACGGTTCGGACGCCGTGGACGACGGGACGGGCTCCGGCCGCGCGGCGAAACCGTCCGGTTCCGGAGCGGGCACCGAACCGGCGGCGAGCGTGGACGAGGTGTGTGGCACTCCCGAGTCACCCGGTTGAGTGAAGAATCGGGTACGGCCTGACGACGTCCGCGGTGTGTCGGCGGGTTCCTCGAGGGGGATGTCGATCGGCGGTTCCGGGTCGGCGACGGTCTCCGGCGTGCTCTCGGTGGGTGTCCGCTGGGCCGGTGGCATCCCGGAGGCGGGCGTCGCCTGCGGCTGCTGCTCGGGCTCGGCCGCCGGCCCGTCGTGCCGGGCCGCCTGCTCGTCGCGCTCGACGGTTGGCTCGTCGTGCCCGGCGATCTGCTCGTCGTGCCCGGCGGTCTGCTCGTCGCGGTCGAGGGTCTGCTCGTCGCGCTCGTCGCGCTCGACCGTCGCGGTGGCTGTGGCGGCGCCGCCGCGGGGACGCGGGCTCGGCCGGACACCCGGCGGGCGGGTGGCGGACGCGGTGCCGGAGAAGGGCGCCGACGCGGCGGAGAACGACGGGGAAGGCGACGGGGAAGGCGGCGGAGGGGGTGGCGGCCCGTCGAAGCCCGGCCCCGGACCGCCGGCCGGCTCGGCGGCGAACGCCGCGCCCGCGGCACGCCGGGGCAGCGGCGGCGGCTCGTCGTCGGTCCCCACCACCTGGCCCTCGACTATGGTGCCGGCCGGTGTGTCCCGCACCACGACGGGCGTGGTCGGCCCGGCGCTGTAGGCAGCGCGGGGCGCGGGCGGCGGCGGGGGCGGAGGCTCCTCGTCGGCCTCGAACTCCCAGTCCCGGTCCCGGCCCTCCCAGGGTGCCGGTCCGATGTCGCCGAGCAGGTCGTCGTCGCGCTCCTCGGGGTCCTGGTAGGTGCCCTGCGGCACCGGCGGCGGCGGGTCGGCGCCCTCCTCGCGCAGCGGGGCGTCGTTCCAGTTGACCCGGACCCGGCGGGTGTCGTCGACGTCCACGGTGATCGGCACGGTGGCGCCCACCGCCGGCCACTTGGCGACCGGGATCCGCGACTCGCGCAGCACCGTGTCGAACGTGCCCAGGCCGGGCGCCACCACGATGACCTCGATGTCGGCACGGCCGTACGCCGCCGAGACCGGGGCCGGCGGGATCGACTTGACCTCCGCGTTGCCGGCGACGGTGGCGCGGCCGCCGCGGCGCTGCACGTTCACCAGCGCGAGGACGACGGCGAGCACGAGCACGGCGACGCCGAAGAGGGCCACCGGCCAGCTCGACATGCCCAGCCCATAAACGATCACGAAGACCGCCAGCGTGCCCATGACCGCCGCCACCAGTTTGCGGGCCGGTGCGATGGGCCGGCCGGTCTGGTTCGCCACTGTGGACCTCCCGGTTGTTCCCGTCAGGTTATGGCCCTGCGCCACATCCGCGAAAGTGCGGTAGTCGGGACATCGCCGCTCGCCCGATTCGCGGTACCGATAGGCTGAACTCACCGCGTGTCGGCCTGCCCCTTGCAACGGAGGAACTGCGTGACCAGCACCACTGAGCGTTCGCTCGTGCTCATCAAGCCCGATGCGGTGCGCCGCGGCCTGCTCGGCGAGATCCTGTCCCGCTTCGAGCGTAAGGGCCTGGTCATCGAGGCGCTGGAGTTGCGCACGATGGACGCCTCTCTCGCCGACGCGCACTACGCCGAGCACGTCGACAAGGCTTTCTACCCGCCGCTGAAGGACTTCATGACGAGCGGCCCGCTGGCCGCCCTGGTCCTCTCCGGCGACTCCGTGATCGAGGTCGTCCGCGCGATGATCGGCGCGACCGACGGCCGGAAGGCGGCGGCCGGCACGATCCGGGGCGACCTGGCCCTGTCGAACCGGGAGAACCTGGTCCACGCCTCCGACTCGCCGGAGAGCGCCGAGCGCGAGCTGGCCCTCTGGTTCCCCAAGATCTGACGGACACCCACCCCACGCCGCGTGTGGAGTTCCGGTGCCATCCGCACCCGAGATCCACACGCGGCGGGCCGTGGTGCGGGGACGGCTCTGCCCTCGTACCCGGGAAAGTGATTTAGCAGTCAGACGCTTCACCGTGATGCCTTGCTCGCCGAAAGAAGGGCGAAGAAAGCGAGGGCATCATGGGTTTTCTCCGACGGATGCGGTTGCGGACGCGGCTGCTGTCGGCGTTCGGAGTGTTTTGTCTTCTGGTCGCGGCCATGACGGCAGTGGGCGTCGCGGAGTCGCGTGAGCAGTCTGCGGCGGCGGACAAGGTCGAGGAGTTGCAGGGCCTGTCTCGTGCCGCCATGCAGTTGAAGTTCCGCAACGCGGATGTCAGTGGATGGCAGCTGGCCTACGGCTGGGACGCGTCGCTGACCAGCCCGGCGGAGGCGATCGACCCGGCTTCGGAGAACCGTAAGGGGACGATCGACGCGCTTGACGCGCTGGAGGCCGAGCTGGCCGCGGTGGCGGACGCCGATCTGAGCGCCGAGGAGCGTTCCTACTACACGGCTGTCGAGTCGAACTTCGACAAGTTCCGGGAGTACGACGACCAGGTCGTCACGATGTTGGAGAACGGCGGGACGGACGCGATCGCGCTGGCCGCCGAGCTGATCAACAACGACGCGTACGTGGTCTACCAGGCGATCGTGGAGAACACCGACAAGCTGGTGGACTCGGTCATCGCCCGGACCGAGGCGGCGCAGAACGAGCTGAAGACGGCGGGGGACCGGCTGCGGACGACGCTGCTGGTCGGGTGCGCGCTGGCCCTGGTGCTGACCGTGCTGCTCGGGCTCTGGCTGACCGCGAGCATCGAGCGTCCGGCGAACCGGGTGCGCGACGCGCTGCGGGTGCTGGCCGGGCGGGACGTCACCCCGCGCCTGCCGGTCGACGGCCGGGACGAGATGACCGACATGGCGGTCGCGTTCAACGAGGCCGCCGAGGCGGTACGCCAGACGCTGGCCGGAGTGGGCGAGCGAGCCGGCTCCCTGACCGAGGCGTCCGCCGAGCTGGCCGAGGTGGCCCGCCGGATGGACGGTCAGGCCGCGGGCACCAGCAGCCAGGCCGGTGTGGTCGCCGGGGCGGCTGACGAGGTCTCCGGCAACGTGCGGACGATGGCCGGCGCGGCGCAGGAGATGGTGGCCGCGATCGGCGAGATCTCCCGCAACACCACGTCGGCTGCCGGGGTGGCGGCGGACGCGGTGGAGACGGCGCGGCAGACGTCGGCGTCGGTCGCGGAGCTGGTGACGGCGAGCGCGGAGATCGGCGCGATCGTCAAGACGATCACCGCGATCGCCGAGCAGACGAACCTGCTGGCGCTGAACGCCACGATCGAGTCGGCGCGGGCCGGTGAGGCGGGCAAGGGGTTCGCCGTGGTCGCCGGCGAGGTCAAGGATCTCGCGCAGGAGACCGCGCGGGCGTCCGCCGACATCATCGACAAGATCTCGGCGATCCAGCACACCACCGGGCAGGCGACCCAGGCGATCGGCCGGATCACCGACGTGGTCCAGCAGATCTCCGAGCTGCAGGGCAACATCGCGGCCGCGGTGGAGGAGCAGTCCGCCACCACCGGTGAGATCAACCGGAGCGTCGGCGAGGTGGCGCAGGGCTCCGAGCAGATCGCTCGCAACGTGGCGAGTGTCGCGGACATCGCGACGGCGACCACCCGGGACGCCTCGGCGACCCGGGACTCGGCGCGGCAGCTCGGCGAGATGGCCGGCGATCTGCGAGGGCTCGTGGCGTCATTCAAATACTGAGTTCAGGGAAGCGAGGGGTGGCCGGTATCGTTGTCTCCACGCAGGCGACGATCCGGCCATCACCGGGGAGCCTTCCGGAAGAACAGGCAAGGCCCTGACAGGCAGCGCCCTACTAGAACCGGACGTCAGCGGCACGACACGTCGCGTAAACGAGCGGCGCTCGCGGGTAGGTTCGGCGGGCGCAAGCGGGGTGGTACCGCGGAGACCTGGCCGTACGCCGGGCGCTTCGTCCCCGTGTGGATGCCCGCGTGGCGTCCGTGCGAGAACGACGGAGCGTAGGGAGAACATGGTGGAGTCGCCATTCACGCCGTTGCCCACCAAGGTTGACTTCGGCGAAATGGATCGCAAGGTCATCAAGTGGTGGCAGGCCAACGACGTGTTCGCACGCAGTCTCGAGCAGACTGCCGGCGGCACCCCCTGGGTGTTCTACGAGGGTCCGCCCACCGCGAACGGCACGCCGGGCACCCACCACATCGAGGCACGGGTCTTCAAGGACCTCTTCCCGCGATACCGGACCATGCGCGGCTTCTCCGTGCCGCGGCGCGCCGGCTGGGACTGTCACGGACTCCCGGTCGAGCTGGCCGTCGAGAAGGAGCTCGGGCTCAGCGGCAAGCCGGACATCGAGAAGGTCGGTATCGCCGAGTTCAACGACAGGTGCCGCACCTCGGTGCTCCGGCACGTCGACGAGTTCGAGCAGCTCAGCGAACGCATGGGCTACTGGATCGACCTCAAGAACGCGTACGAGACGATGTCGCCGGAGTACGTGGACAGCGTCTGGTGGTCGCTCAAGAAGATCCATGGCGACGGGCGTCTCGTGGAGGACTTCCGCGTCGCGCCGTACTGCACGCGGGACGGCACGACCCTCTCCGACCACGAGGTCGCCCAAGGTTACGAGACGGTCACCGACCCCTCGGTCTATGTGCGGTTCCCGCTCAAGGACGCGGTCGCCGGGCAGGAGAACGCCGACCTGCTGATCTGGACGACCACTCCCTGGACGCTCGTCTCCAACACCGCCGTCGCCGCGCACCCCGAGGTCACGTACGTCGTGGCCCGCTCCGGCGGGCAGACGTTCGTCCTGGCCGAGCCGCTGCTCCGCAAGGTGCTCGGCGAGGAAGCCGAGGTGTTCGCCTCACTGCCCGGCTCCGCGCTGGAAGGCCTGCACTACGAGCGGCCGTTCGACCTGGTCGACATCCCGGACGCGCACCGTGTGGTGCTCGCCGACTACGTCACCACCGAGGACGGCACCGGCCTCGTGCACCAGGCGCCGG is part of the Actinoplanes missouriensis 431 genome and encodes:
- a CDS encoding methyl-accepting chemotaxis protein; translated protein: MTAVGVAESREQSAAADKVEELQGLSRAAMQLKFRNADVSGWQLAYGWDASLTSPAEAIDPASENRKGTIDALDALEAELAAVADADLSAEERSYYTAVESNFDKFREYDDQVVTMLENGGTDAIALAAELINNDAYVVYQAIVENTDKLVDSVIARTEAAQNELKTAGDRLRTTLLVGCALALVLTVLLGLWLTASIERPANRVRDALRVLAGRDVTPRLPVDGRDEMTDMAVAFNEAAEAVRQTLAGVGERAGSLTEASAELAEVARRMDGQAAGTSSQAGVVAGAADEVSGNVRTMAGAAQEMVAAIGEISRNTTSAAGVAADAVETARQTSASVAELVTASAEIGAIVKTITAIAEQTNLLALNATIESARAGEAGKGFAVVAGEVKDLAQETARASADIIDKISAIQHTTGQATQAIGRITDVVQQISELQGNIAAAVEEQSATTGEINRSVGEVAQGSEQIARNVASVADIATATTRDASATRDSARQLGEMAGDLRGLVASFKY
- the ndk gene encoding nucleoside-diphosphate kinase — its product is MTSTTERSLVLIKPDAVRRGLLGEILSRFERKGLVIEALELRTMDASLADAHYAEHVDKAFYPPLKDFMTSGPLAALVLSGDSVIEVVRAMIGATDGRKAAAGTIRGDLALSNRENLVHASDSPESAERELALWFPKI
- a CDS encoding bifunctional folylpolyglutamate synthase/dihydrofolate synthase, with translation MSAEYSEVEAALDKRGFTRMVFDMQKIRDLMDVLGSPQRAYPAIHLTGTNGKTSTARMIDALLRAHGLHTGRYTSPHLETVRERISLDGDPVSEEKLVTTYQEIVPLAELIDARNAEPLTYFDMTTAMAYAAFADAPVDIAVVEVGLGGEEDATNVIEAGVCVLTPIGLDHTEWLGDTIEDIAWHKVGIIHSGATVITALQDEEAMRPILERCADMGATLAREGSEFGVINRAQAVGGQVLTLQGLGGVYDEIFLPLFGAHQAQNAALALAAVEAFLGAGPNKQLEADLVREGFAQVDSPGRLERVRSAPTILLDGAHNPHGMAATVTALEEEFTFRHLVAVVAVLGDKDVSGLLDLLEPVAARIVVTQNSSPRSMPVDELAQLATDIFGEDRVSVAATMPDAIEEAVVLAEEDSSGELSGVGVLITGSVVTVADARKLLKR
- a CDS encoding valine--tRNA ligase, whose translation is MTDATESRTPDSRPTGGLSAQYQPGEVEQRRYERWVSEGYFTADAKSDKPPFTIVIPPPNVTGSLHVGHALDHTIQDTLVRLKRMQGYEVLWLPGMDHAGIATQNVVERKLAAQQLSRHDLGREKFVEKVWEWKAESGGAILGQMRRLGDSVDWTRERFTMDEGLSRAVQTIFKRMFDDDLIYRANRIINWCPRCLTALSDIEVEHSDDEGELVSIRYGEGDNSIVVATTRAETMLGDTAVAVHPDDERYQHLIGTEVELPLTGRRIPIVADEHVDPAFGTGAVKVTPAHDPNDFEIGQRHGLPSLTVMDERAVITVPGPFEGLDRFEARPAIVAALMEQGRIVAEKRPYVHSVGHCSRCKTTVEPRLSLQWFVKTGPLAKAAGDAVRDGRVKIEPAELSKRYFAWVDNMHDWCISRQLWWGHRIPVWYGPDGEVVCVGPDEQPPTGEGWRQDEDVLDTWFSSGLWPFSTLGWPEQTAELEKFYPTSVLVTGYDILFFWVARMMMFGLYAMDGKQPFDVVNLHGMVRDGHGKKMSKSFGNVVDPLDWIDRYGADATRFTLARGANPGSDVPVSEEWCQGSRNFCNKLWNATRFAMMNGATVTGELPDKSELSAIDRWILSRLEHTIAEVDGYFATYEYAKVCDTLYHFAWDDVCDWYVELSKPVLAAGSATTQRVLGHVLDQLLRLLHPVIPFVTEELWIALTGGETVMKAAWPTVDKNLIDDAAEEELAALQKVVTEVRRFRSDQGLKPSQRVSAALTGLGTVGIDTHEPLIRSLARLDAPGPDFTATATLAVTGAITVDLDTRGAIDVAAERARLEKDRTAAEKEATQCRAKLGNESFIGKAPDHVVAKIKDRLATAEADLVRIAAALEALPQA
- a CDS encoding VOC family protein translates to MANQTGRPIAPARKLVAAVMGTLAVFVIVYGLGMSSWPVALFGVAVLVLAVVLALVNVQRRGGRATVAGNAEVKSIPPAPVSAAYGRADIEVIVVAPGLGTFDTVLRESRIPVAKWPAVGATVPITVDVDDTRRVRVNWNDAPLREEGADPPPPVPQGTYQDPEERDDDLLGDIGPAPWEGRDRDWEFEADEEPPPPPPPAPRAAYSAGPTTPVVVRDTPAGTIVEGQVVGTDDEPPPLPRRAAGAAFAAEPAGGPGPGFDGPPPPPPPSPSPSPSFSAASAPFSGTASATRPPGVRPSPRPRGGAATATATVERDERDEQTLDRDEQTAGHDEQIAGHDEPTVERDEQAARHDGPAAEPEQQPQATPASGMPPAQRTPTESTPETVADPEPPIDIPLEEPADTPRTSSGRTRFFTQPGDSGVPHTSSTLAAGSVPAPEPDGFAARPEPVPSSTASEPSPVAPPPVAPVPDRPFPTAPPPETATGPAAPPPEVDDIDIPLDDNPEPAPETTPAAAPAMAAGVVAPPADDIPERSAPAEEPSRRTQKEVPGNPWGDFGGRREPDEHAADVITAYPSARPGPAGAIHGVGITVLVTDLVQSIAFYRDVLGFYEIDSGEDSAVLASGDTRLVLRTVHNLAAETGRLIYLNLEVGDVEAVYEELRAKGVKFVHTPRAVNRGDKLELWSATFRDPDNHNIAITQWRAVR
- a CDS encoding DUF4233 domain-containing protein — its product is MSERPSGLKNPQGAVRGLGAATLSMEAIVLLLAIVPLSVLGGERKGLAIAVVSVGAVVAIALCGMMKRSWAWQAGSVLQVLLLLGGLLHWAVAAVGVIFGLAWLYALHVRRTILG